A genomic window from Exiguobacterium acetylicum DSM 20416 includes:
- a CDS encoding copper ion binding protein, translating to MKETTLSVIGMTCNHCKASVESALSEVEGVQQATVSLEQNQVTVQHEDVSRERLVDAIEEIGYDVPTA from the coding sequence ATGAAAGAAACAACATTATCTGTTATCGGTATGACATGCAATCACTGTAAAGCGAGTGTTGAATCCGCTCTATCTGAAGTCGAAGGTGTGCAACAGGCAACTGTCTCACTCGAACAAAACCAAGTGACCGTACAGCATGAGGACGTTTCACGTGAGCGTCTCGTCGATGCGATTGAAGAGATCGGCTATGATGTGCCGACTGCATAA
- a CDS encoding heavy metal translocating P-type ATPase produces the protein MSKTIEFDIEGMTCAACSARIEKVLNRMDGVEATVNLPLETARVSISDAYDDQAIIEKIRKIGYGATVKQAPHATKSNRRMLYRFIIAALLSLPLLASMLTHIPNSPFHLPFLMNPWLQFALATPVQFIIGAPFYSGAYKSLRSGSANMDVLVALGTSAAYFYSVAEMLLVSNMPHLYFETSAILITLVLLGKVLEDRAKQQTTGAIKSLLSLQAKEAVVLEDGQERTVSIDAIQTGMILLVKPGNKIPTDGVIRAGDAYLDESMLTGESAPVHKTVGESVIGGTLNTNGSLQVEATKIGQATVLSQIIRVVEQAQTEKAPIQRQADRISGVFVPIVVAIALLTLAAWWMFTGSFAEAIRPAIAVLVIACPCALGLATPTSIMVGTGKGAERGILFKGGAQLENLQHVDAVVFDKTGTLTVGRPIVVETFGTETALDFAAALERQSEHPLARAITAERDVVFDIERFHVESGHGITGQIMGHDLIVGSARMMQERGLTLPDWTSLGATLVYVAVDGKVVAGYAIRDALKDSAKETIRRLRQTKEVYLLTGDRREVAEHLAEELGLDPAFVFADVLPVEKADVIQSLQQTKRVAMVGDGINDAPALVTADVGIALGSGTDVALEAADVTLLGHDLKQVLLAIELSEQTMKNIRQNLVFALGYNTIGIPVAFLGLLAPWLAGAAMAFSSVSVVTNALRLKRTPLSEGGTSS, from the coding sequence ATGTCAAAAACGATTGAGTTTGATATTGAAGGCATGACGTGTGCCGCCTGCTCTGCCCGGATTGAAAAAGTCCTCAACCGGATGGACGGGGTTGAAGCAACGGTCAACTTGCCGCTTGAAACCGCTCGTGTCTCGATTTCTGATGCCTATGACGATCAAGCGATCATCGAAAAAATCCGAAAAATCGGCTACGGGGCAACGGTCAAACAAGCACCACACGCAACAAAATCGAATCGCCGGATGCTGTATCGCTTTATCATCGCGGCCCTTCTATCGTTACCGCTGCTTGCGAGCATGCTGACGCATATTCCGAACAGTCCGTTTCATCTTCCATTCTTGATGAATCCGTGGCTACAGTTTGCTTTAGCAACACCAGTACAATTCATCATCGGAGCGCCCTTCTACAGCGGGGCTTATAAAAGTTTACGGAGTGGGAGTGCCAATATGGACGTTCTCGTTGCACTCGGGACATCGGCAGCCTACTTTTATTCCGTTGCTGAAATGCTACTCGTCTCTAATATGCCTCACCTTTACTTTGAGACAAGCGCGATTCTGATTACACTCGTCCTGCTCGGTAAAGTTCTCGAAGACCGTGCCAAACAACAGACGACAGGAGCAATCAAAAGCCTGCTCTCCCTTCAAGCGAAGGAAGCCGTCGTCTTAGAGGATGGACAGGAACGAACTGTCTCCATCGACGCGATTCAAACTGGTATGATCTTACTCGTAAAACCCGGGAACAAAATTCCGACAGATGGTGTCATTCGGGCTGGCGACGCGTATCTCGATGAATCGATGTTGACTGGTGAATCCGCGCCTGTTCATAAAACGGTTGGGGAATCCGTCATTGGTGGTACGCTGAATACGAACGGATCTTTACAAGTCGAAGCGACAAAAATCGGACAAGCGACAGTTCTCTCGCAAATCATTCGTGTCGTCGAACAAGCGCAGACTGAAAAAGCACCGATTCAACGACAAGCCGATCGGATTTCTGGTGTGTTCGTGCCGATCGTCGTTGCCATCGCGCTTCTGACGTTAGCCGCTTGGTGGATGTTCACCGGTTCCTTTGCGGAAGCGATTCGTCCTGCCATCGCGGTGCTCGTCATCGCTTGTCCATGTGCGCTCGGGCTTGCGACACCAACTTCGATCATGGTTGGAACCGGAAAAGGGGCGGAACGAGGTATTCTCTTCAAGGGCGGTGCTCAACTCGAGAATCTTCAACATGTCGATGCTGTCGTCTTTGATAAGACCGGAACACTGACAGTCGGTCGCCCCATCGTCGTCGAAACGTTCGGTACGGAGACAGCGCTCGATTTCGCTGCTGCGCTTGAACGGCAATCGGAACATCCCCTTGCTCGCGCCATCACAGCAGAACGGGATGTCGTCTTTGATATCGAACGATTCCACGTCGAATCAGGACATGGGATCACGGGACAAATCATGGGACATGATCTCATCGTCGGATCGGCGCGAATGATGCAGGAACGCGGTCTTACTCTTCCCGACTGGACATCACTTGGAGCGACACTCGTATATGTTGCTGTCGACGGAAAAGTCGTTGCCGGATACGCCATCCGTGACGCGTTGAAAGATTCAGCGAAAGAAACGATCCGGCGGTTGCGCCAGACAAAAGAAGTGTATCTCTTGACCGGTGATCGTCGGGAAGTCGCCGAGCATTTAGCAGAGGAGCTTGGACTCGATCCAGCGTTCGTCTTTGCTGACGTCTTACCTGTTGAAAAGGCTGATGTTATTCAATCACTTCAACAAACGAAACGTGTCGCGATGGTCGGAGACGGTATCAATGATGCCCCTGCTCTTGTAACGGCGGACGTTGGCATCGCGCTCGGTAGCGGCACGGATGTTGCCCTTGAAGCAGCCGACGTGACATTGCTTGGACACGACTTAAAACAAGTTTTACTTGCGATCGAGTTGAGTGAGCAAACGATGAAAAATATTCGTCAAAATCTTGTCTTCGCACTTGGCTATAATACGATTGGCATTCCGGTCGCTTTTCTCGGGCTGCTTGCCCCATGGCTTGCGGGCGCTGCCATGGCATTCAGCTCTGTCTCTGTCGTGACGAATGCGTTACGATTAAAACGTACCCCACTATCTGAAGGAGGAACATCATCATGA
- a CDS encoding metal-sensitive transcriptional regulator translates to MTHDHPVVPRTNEEQDALMKRLKRIEGQVRGIANMVAEDRYCIDILTQTASIQAALRQVELQIIERHVKMCMHEVATRQDSTDAYVEELMAVIARLKK, encoded by the coding sequence ATGACACACGATCATCCCGTCGTTCCACGAACGAACGAAGAACAAGATGCGTTGATGAAACGACTAAAGCGCATCGAAGGACAAGTCCGCGGGATTGCTAACATGGTCGCTGAAGATCGGTATTGTATTGACATTTTGACGCAAACGGCATCAATCCAAGCAGCTTTGCGGCAAGTCGAACTACAAATCATCGAACGCCATGTCAAGATGTGCATGCATGAAGTTGCCACCCGTCAAGACAGTACGGACGCTTACGTCGAAGAATTGATGGCGGTCATCGCTCGATTGAAAAAGTAA
- a CDS encoding DHA2 family efflux MFS transporter permease subunit has product MQQSATHTARAPYGILAVLMIGAFIAFLNNTLLNIALPSIMKDLAIEPSTAQWLSTGFMLVNGVLIPTSAFLIQKYSVRRLFLLAMTLFSAGTILAGFAEVFPVLLAGRMIQASGSAIMMPLLMNVMLVSFPIEKRGTAMGFFGLIMMGAPAIGPTLSGWIIEHYDWRMLFHFITPIALIVLVAGFFLLRDVKERSAARIDLASVALSSLGFGGLLYGFSSAGSKGWDSFHVYGALIVGVIALVTFIYRQLHMERPMLNFKIYRYPMFALSSAISMVVTMAMFSGMLLLPIYVQTIRGISPLDAGLMLLPGAILMAVMSPINGKLFDKIGGRPLALTGLFITVVTSYYFSQLEMDTTYTHLIVLYSLRMFGMSMVMMPVSTNGLNQLPTRYYPHGTAMNNTLQQVSGAIGTALLVTIMSTHAKTRGTELAAEAAKNMTSQPTAEAAAALKQQITMQATLDGINYAFFISTFIAGLAFVLAFFIKRATQAEDIISDQRSLNETIVKPQVSNQ; this is encoded by the coding sequence ATGCAACAAAGTGCAACTCATACTGCTCGGGCTCCTTACGGCATACTCGCCGTTTTGATGATCGGGGCATTCATTGCTTTCTTAAATAATACTTTGCTCAACATCGCCCTGCCTTCGATCATGAAGGATTTAGCGATCGAACCATCAACTGCTCAATGGCTGTCGACTGGTTTCATGCTCGTCAACGGTGTCTTAATTCCGACATCTGCGTTCTTGATTCAAAAATATTCGGTTCGTCGCCTCTTCTTACTCGCAATGACCCTCTTCTCGGCCGGAACGATTCTTGCCGGCTTCGCAGAAGTCTTCCCTGTCTTGCTCGCAGGACGGATGATTCAAGCATCCGGTTCTGCGATCATGATGCCGTTGCTGATGAACGTCATGCTCGTCAGTTTCCCGATTGAAAAACGTGGGACTGCGATGGGCTTCTTCGGATTAATCATGATGGGAGCTCCAGCAATCGGACCAACGCTATCTGGTTGGATCATCGAGCATTATGATTGGCGGATGCTGTTCCACTTCATCACACCAATCGCCTTAATCGTTCTCGTCGCTGGTTTCTTTTTACTTCGTGACGTCAAGGAACGATCTGCCGCTCGGATTGATCTTGCTTCCGTTGCACTTTCATCACTTGGTTTCGGTGGCTTATTGTACGGTTTCAGTTCTGCCGGCTCTAAGGGTTGGGATAGCTTCCACGTCTATGGAGCGCTGATCGTCGGAGTCATCGCACTTGTGACATTCATTTACCGTCAGCTCCATATGGAACGTCCGATGCTCAACTTCAAGATTTATCGTTACCCGATGTTCGCCTTGTCTTCTGCCATCTCGATGGTCGTCACGATGGCGATGTTCTCCGGGATGTTATTGCTTCCGATTTATGTCCAGACAATTCGCGGTATCTCACCACTCGATGCGGGTCTCATGCTGTTACCGGGTGCTATCTTGATGGCCGTCATGTCACCGATCAACGGGAAACTGTTTGATAAGATTGGTGGTCGTCCTCTTGCGTTAACTGGTTTGTTCATCACAGTCGTTACCAGTTACTACTTCAGTCAGCTTGAGATGGATACGACGTATACGCATCTGATCGTCCTGTATTCATTGCGGATGTTCGGGATGTCAATGGTCATGATGCCAGTCTCGACGAACGGTTTGAACCAGTTACCAACACGCTACTATCCACACGGAACAGCGATGAACAATACGTTGCAACAAGTATCCGGTGCGATTGGTACCGCCTTGCTTGTTACAATCATGTCGACGCATGCGAAGACACGTGGAACAGAACTCGCGGCTGAAGCAGCGAAGAACATGACGAGTCAACCGACAGCTGAAGCGGCTGCTGCTTTAAAACAGCAGATTACGATGCAAGCAACGCTTGACGGAATCAACTATGCGTTCTTCATCTCGACGTTCATTGCTGGTCTAGCATTCGTCCTTGCTTTCTTCATTAAACGGGCGACACAAGCTGAAGACATCATTAGCGATCAACGTTCATTAAACGAAACGATCGTCAAACCACAAGTTTCCAATCAATAA
- the ytxJ gene encoding bacillithiol system redox-active protein YtxJ produces the protein MTQPRKLQSISDFDQFASEHTAFVICKHSTTCPISAAGFSEYTKFADETSVPTAYLFVQEARTLSNHIAEHYSVRHESPQVLFIQDGKSVWTASHYDITKDALETNVQ, from the coding sequence ATGACACAACCACGTAAACTGCAATCTATTTCTGATTTTGATCAATTTGCGTCCGAACACACCGCGTTCGTGATTTGCAAACACAGCACGACGTGCCCGATCAGTGCCGCAGGATTCTCGGAGTATACGAAGTTCGCGGATGAAACATCTGTTCCAACGGCGTATCTTTTCGTCCAAGAAGCTCGGACGTTATCGAACCACATCGCCGAACATTACAGCGTTCGACACGAGTCACCACAAGTTTTGTTCATTCAAGACGGTAAATCGGTCTGGACAGCCTCTCATTACGACATCACGAAAGATGCACTCGAAACGAACGTCCAGTAA
- a CDS encoding acetolactate synthase large subunit translates to MNAADWFVQCLEAEGVTHIFGVPGEENITLLESLSRSSITFITTRHETNAAFMAAMFGRLSGRPGVCLSTLGPGATNMMTGIASATMDHSPVVAITGQGATARQHKASHQMFDLVDLYRPVTKSSTSVLSAEVIPEIVRRAFATASSEKPGATHISFPEDIAKQERNQSVTPLQQDSTPTHLHSLTIDDPDALRLIERAKRPVIIAGFGIHRQQALEAFRAFVEKLQAPVVETMMGKGAISSHHPLAAHTIGLPDVDYNQRILDASDLIITVGYDITELPPQKWNPKKTPIVHLDTNPHEIDAYYPVVANVVGPLVDMLTVLTPLLPERAWNGWQHDRDKLRDEIQETYSLALPLHPQSIVRELERTVGEDGMVFSDVGAHKVWLARHYQTTRPDQLFISNGFASMGYGLSSALAAKLLYPDRRIVCAAGDGAFLMNGQDLETAVRLKLPLVVLIWRDGTYGLIEWKQQQAYGRSSYITFDNPDLVQLAHAFGALGLRVGEHGSLAHCLDQAFASDGPVLIDCPVDYRENLKLSERLRTYGG, encoded by the coding sequence GTGAACGCGGCGGATTGGTTCGTCCAATGTTTAGAGGCAGAGGGCGTCACGCATATCTTTGGTGTTCCCGGTGAGGAAAACATCACATTGCTCGAATCGCTCAGTCGTTCGTCGATCACCTTTATCACGACACGTCACGAAACGAACGCCGCTTTCATGGCAGCGATGTTCGGTCGCCTGAGTGGGCGACCGGGTGTCTGCCTATCGACACTAGGTCCTGGTGCGACCAATATGATGACCGGTATTGCAAGTGCGACGATGGATCACTCCCCTGTCGTCGCGATCACGGGTCAAGGCGCAACAGCACGGCAACATAAGGCGTCGCATCAAATGTTTGATCTCGTAGATCTCTATCGTCCTGTCACGAAGTCCAGTACGTCCGTGCTGTCGGCGGAGGTCATTCCGGAAATCGTTCGACGTGCCTTTGCGACAGCAAGTAGTGAAAAACCAGGGGCAACCCATATCTCTTTTCCAGAAGACATCGCAAAACAAGAACGTAATCAATCAGTGACACCCTTACAGCAGGATAGTACGCCAACGCATCTCCATTCCTTGACGATTGATGATCCCGATGCTTTACGTCTGATTGAACGAGCAAAACGGCCCGTCATCATTGCTGGATTTGGCATCCACCGGCAGCAAGCACTTGAAGCGTTTCGAGCATTCGTCGAAAAGCTCCAAGCTCCTGTCGTCGAGACGATGATGGGAAAAGGAGCGATTTCTTCACACCATCCGCTCGCTGCACACACGATCGGTTTACCGGACGTCGATTACAACCAGCGGATTCTCGATGCGAGTGACCTCATTATTACGGTGGGCTACGATATTACGGAGTTACCTCCGCAAAAATGGAACCCGAAAAAGACACCAATCGTCCATTTGGATACGAATCCTCACGAAATCGATGCCTATTATCCGGTCGTCGCGAACGTAGTCGGACCACTCGTCGATATGCTGACTGTATTGACTCCTTTACTTCCAGAGCGTGCGTGGAACGGCTGGCAACACGATCGCGATAAATTACGCGACGAGATTCAAGAAACGTACTCGCTTGCCTTGCCTTTACATCCTCAAAGTATCGTCCGTGAACTCGAACGAACCGTCGGGGAGGATGGCATGGTCTTCTCAGACGTCGGCGCCCATAAAGTGTGGCTCGCTCGTCATTATCAAACGACACGTCCAGATCAATTATTCATTTCCAATGGATTCGCTTCGATGGGCTATGGTTTATCGAGTGCGCTCGCAGCCAAGCTGTTATATCCGGATCGGCGAATCGTCTGTGCGGCTGGAGATGGTGCCTTTCTGATGAATGGACAAGATCTTGAAACTGCCGTTCGTCTGAAGCTTCCACTCGTCGTATTGATTTGGCGTGACGGAACCTACGGACTGATTGAATGGAAACAACAACAAGCGTATGGGCGGTCGTCCTACATCACGTTTGACAATCCAGACCTCGTTCAACTGGCTCACGCCTTTGGGGCACTCGGTCTTCGTGTCGGTGAGCATGGTTCCCTCGCACATTGTCTTGACCAAGCATTTGCAAGTGATGGACCCGTTTTAATTGACTGTCCGGTCGATTACCGGGAAAATCTAAAGTTAAGTGAACGTCTCCGGACGTATGGAGGGTGA
- a CDS encoding NAD-dependent succinate-semialdehyde dehydrogenase, with protein MKGQFFIGGQWLDHGRERTDVTNPATGEVVGSVPNGTKSDVNDAVEAARKAFPDWSKRTVYERAELLEKLYAKMIEKKDELARLMTLEMGKPLAESEGEVQYAANFVKWFAEEGKRAYGRVIPTHDASKRLQVIKQPVGVVAAITPWNFPAAMITRKLAPALVAGCTFVIKPPTATPLTALRLLELCQEVGIPEGVVNAVTGSGKALGESLATHPHVDKITFTGSTEVGRTLMAQGAETIKAMSLELGGHAPILVFDDCDLDLAVAETIKSKFRNGGQTCVCGNRIYVSDSIYDAFVEKLGQETAKLKTGNGLDAETKIGPMINKAGYDKVKKHVDDATSAGARVVTGGTGTTDEENDVYYYEATVLADVKPGMLIMNEETFGPVAPVQRVSSDEEAVRYANQTPFGLASYVFTKDYARAIRAIEGLDYGIVGWNDGVPSAAQAPFGGMKQSGLGREGGSEGLEAYLETKYISIGGLA; from the coding sequence ATGAAGGGACAATTCTTTATTGGCGGACAATGGCTAGATCACGGACGAGAACGGACGGATGTTACGAATCCGGCGACCGGGGAAGTCGTCGGTAGTGTACCAAACGGAACAAAATCAGACGTCAATGATGCTGTCGAAGCAGCACGGAAGGCATTTCCTGATTGGTCGAAACGGACGGTCTACGAACGTGCCGAACTTCTCGAGAAATTATATGCGAAGATGATTGAGAAAAAAGATGAACTGGCTCGCCTGATGACGCTGGAAATGGGGAAACCGCTCGCTGAATCAGAAGGTGAAGTGCAGTATGCCGCAAACTTCGTCAAGTGGTTTGCAGAGGAAGGAAAACGGGCGTATGGGCGTGTCATTCCAACGCATGATGCTTCTAAACGACTTCAAGTCATCAAACAGCCGGTCGGTGTCGTTGCTGCAATCACACCATGGAACTTCCCGGCTGCCATGATTACCCGAAAGCTTGCTCCGGCACTCGTCGCCGGATGTACGTTTGTCATCAAACCACCAACAGCGACTCCGCTTACCGCGCTTCGTCTTCTTGAACTCTGTCAGGAAGTTGGGATTCCAGAAGGCGTCGTCAATGCCGTTACAGGCAGCGGGAAAGCACTCGGTGAATCACTCGCGACACATCCACATGTCGATAAGATCACCTTCACTGGTTCAACCGAAGTCGGACGGACGCTGATGGCTCAAGGAGCAGAGACGATCAAGGCGATGTCGCTCGAACTCGGAGGACATGCACCGATTCTCGTCTTTGATGACTGTGACCTTGATTTAGCTGTTGCTGAGACGATTAAGTCTAAATTCCGTAATGGCGGACAGACGTGTGTCTGCGGAAACCGGATTTACGTATCCGACTCGATCTATGACGCGTTCGTTGAAAAACTCGGGCAAGAGACAGCGAAGTTGAAGACCGGAAATGGTCTGGATGCTGAGACGAAGATTGGACCGATGATCAATAAAGCGGGTTACGATAAAGTCAAAAAACATGTTGATGATGCGACATCCGCTGGTGCACGAGTCGTCACGGGCGGAACAGGAACGACGGATGAGGAGAACGATGTCTATTATTATGAAGCAACCGTTCTTGCGGACGTAAAACCCGGCATGCTGATCATGAACGAGGAGACGTTCGGACCTGTTGCTCCCGTCCAGCGTGTCAGTTCTGATGAGGAGGCGGTTCGTTACGCCAATCAGACACCATTCGGTCTCGCTTCGTACGTCTTTACAAAGGATTACGCGCGTGCCATTCGTGCAATCGAGGGGCTTGATTATGGAATCGTCGGCTGGAATGATGGCGTTCCTTCTGCTGCGCAAGCACCATTTGGTGGAATGAAACAATCCGGTCTCGGGCGCGAAGGCGGTAGTGAAGGACTCGAAGCGTATCTTGAGACGAAGTACATTTCCATCGGTGGACTAGCGTGA
- a CDS encoding glycoside hydrolase family 13 protein — MTQMIPRPETAQQTITRAWWKEAVAYQIYPRSFYDANNDGIGDIPGIIAKLDYLKDLGVDVLWICPMFKSPNDDNGYDISDYEDIMDEFGTMADFDLLMEEAHKRDIKVLLDLVVNHTSDEHPWFLESRSSKDNEKRDWYIWKDAVNGGEPNNWESIFGGSAWEYDEKTEQYFLHVFSRRQPDLNWQNRDMRQAVYTMINWWLDKGIDGFRIDAISHINKDQSFADLPNPLGMPYVPSFDMHMNVEGIHAYLEELKDETFSKYDIMTVGEANGVTPEEADLWVGEENGKMNMVFQFERMDLWRADTEKGVDVVKLKQVLTKWQKGLEATGWNALYLENHDKVRSVSLWGDEEQYWKESAKSLAMMYFFMQGTPFIYQGQEIGMTNVQFPDISDYDDVATKNMYDMQLASGKTHEEIMEVIWNSSRDNSRTPMQWTNEQNGGFSNQSPWFGVNPNYADINVASQEQDEDSILNFYKRMIQIRKMEETLIYGAYDLILPEDTKVYAYTRTLGDEQFLIVTNLKGETAEIDTDIILHSDNMLLGNYPTMHHEGTELELRPFEARLYRVR; from the coding sequence ATGACACAAATGATACCGCGCCCTGAAACGGCCCAACAAACAATTACACGAGCTTGGTGGAAAGAAGCAGTTGCTTACCAAATCTATCCACGCAGCTTTTACGATGCAAACAACGATGGAATCGGCGATATTCCCGGTATCATCGCAAAACTGGATTATTTGAAGGATCTTGGTGTTGATGTGCTTTGGATTTGTCCGATGTTTAAATCGCCGAATGATGATAACGGATATGACATCAGTGATTATGAAGATATCATGGATGAATTCGGTACGATGGCGGACTTTGATCTCTTAATGGAAGAAGCGCATAAGCGTGACATCAAGGTCTTGCTTGATCTCGTCGTCAACCACACATCCGATGAACACCCGTGGTTCCTTGAATCGCGTTCGTCAAAAGACAATGAGAAACGCGACTGGTACATCTGGAAAGATGCTGTCAACGGTGGTGAGCCGAACAACTGGGAAAGTATTTTCGGCGGATCAGCATGGGAATATGACGAAAAGACGGAGCAGTACTTCCTCCACGTCTTCTCACGTCGTCAGCCGGACTTGAACTGGCAAAACCGCGACATGCGTCAAGCCGTCTATACGATGATTAACTGGTGGCTCGATAAAGGCATCGACGGTTTCCGAATCGATGCGATCAGTCACATCAACAAGGATCAATCATTCGCTGATCTCCCGAACCCGCTCGGTATGCCGTATGTCCCTTCATTCGATATGCATATGAACGTCGAAGGCATCCATGCGTATCTCGAAGAGTTGAAGGATGAGACGTTCTCGAAATACGATATCATGACAGTTGGAGAAGCAAATGGTGTCACACCGGAAGAAGCGGATCTATGGGTCGGGGAAGAGAACGGCAAGATGAACATGGTCTTCCAGTTCGAGCGCATGGATCTCTGGCGCGCAGATACGGAAAAAGGCGTCGACGTCGTCAAACTGAAACAAGTGCTGACGAAGTGGCAAAAAGGACTTGAAGCAACAGGTTGGAATGCCTTGTACCTCGAAAACCACGATAAGGTTCGTTCGGTCTCCCTTTGGGGCGACGAGGAACAGTACTGGAAAGAGAGCGCGAAGTCGCTTGCGATGATGTATTTCTTCATGCAAGGCACACCGTTCATCTATCAAGGACAAGAGATCGGGATGACAAACGTTCAATTCCCGGACATTTCGGATTATGATGATGTTGCTACGAAAAATATGTACGATATGCAACTTGCTTCTGGTAAGACACATGAGGAAATCATGGAAGTCATCTGGAACTCGTCCCGTGATAACTCACGTACACCGATGCAGTGGACGAATGAGCAAAACGGTGGCTTCTCGAATCAATCTCCATGGTTTGGTGTCAACCCGAACTACGCGGACATCAACGTCGCGTCGCAAGAACAAGATGAAGATTCAATCTTGAACTTCTATAAACGAATGATTCAAATTCGTAAGATGGAAGAGACGTTGATCTACGGCGCGTACGATCTTATCTTACCGGAAGATACAAAAGTCTACGCGTATACACGGACGCTTGGTGACGAACAGTTCTTGATCGTTACGAACTTAAAAGGCGAAACAGCAGAAATCGATACGGACATCATCTTGCACTCGGACAATATGTTGCTTGGCAACTATCCGACGATGCACCATGAAGGAACAGAACTGGAACTTCGTCCATTCGAAGCTCGTCTGTACCGTGTGCGCTAA
- a CDS encoding DUF1934 domain-containing protein, which yields MKPVKYPVSLRQVTTIEDGPMRESVELEADGTLFETKDGFAVMFVQPDEQPIDTTIKWSKDQIALNRKGPVAMHHVFILGETTKSQYGSQFGQMLMETDTETIEMKPQQMQFRYTLKMNGQAVGTYTIDLTWERSETNGI from the coding sequence GTGAAACCAGTAAAGTACCCGGTGTCATTACGACAGGTGACGACGATTGAAGATGGTCCGATGCGTGAATCGGTCGAACTTGAAGCGGACGGCACGTTGTTTGAAACAAAAGACGGTTTTGCCGTGATGTTCGTTCAGCCGGATGAACAACCGATTGATACGACGATCAAATGGTCAAAAGATCAGATCGCCTTGAATCGTAAAGGTCCTGTTGCGATGCATCATGTCTTTATTTTAGGAGAGACGACTAAAAGCCAGTATGGCAGTCAGTTCGGTCAAATGTTGATGGAAACAGACACGGAAACGATTGAGATGAAACCGCAACAGATGCAGTTTCGCTATACATTAAAGATGAATGGACAAGCAGTCGGTACGTATACGATTGATTTAACTTGGGAACGGAGTGAGACGAATGGCATTTGA
- a CDS encoding NUDIX domain-containing protein encodes MYPLYRIIVAIIRKDAQLLVVNNQSGLDARWSLPGGQIESGETLEQALRREVEEETGLTVTSSSFAFLTENFMPTYQAHSLVTYFDCQVSGRVDPNDPDEEIIETKWINQTELAKYITSEDVRLPLSAYLEEQHKGYYMFEEMKW; translated from the coding sequence ATGTATCCACTTTATCGAATCATCGTCGCGATCATCCGCAAAGACGCTCAACTGCTCGTAGTCAACAACCAATCAGGACTGGACGCCCGTTGGAGCTTACCCGGTGGACAGATTGAATCTGGAGAGACCCTCGAGCAAGCACTGCGTCGCGAGGTGGAAGAAGAAACTGGCTTGACGGTCACATCGTCGTCGTTTGCCTTTTTGACGGAGAACTTCATGCCGACCTATCAGGCGCACAGCCTTGTGACTTATTTTGATTGTCAGGTGAGTGGAAGAGTTGATCCAAATGATCCCGATGAAGAAATCATCGAGACGAAGTGGATCAATCAAACGGAGTTAGCGAAGTACATCACGAGTGAAGACGTCCGTCTTCCGTTATCGGCATATTTAGAAGAACAGCACAAAGGCTATTATATGTTTGAAGAGATGAAGTGGTAA